Proteins from one Triticum aestivum cultivar Chinese Spring chromosome 7A, IWGSC CS RefSeq v2.1, whole genome shotgun sequence genomic window:
- the LOC123153229 gene encoding uncharacterized protein yields MEGLDVDDVFHHYRLSPTEVDAVTYYLPRLLSGETLHGVDKLIHRANISGCEPKDLAARYAPVPQAVSSGDRFFFTTCKSKNGSKHQSVRGAGTGTWTIQKTTEICHAGVKVGEVKNLSFKKKGKSTGWVMEEYRCLLPEATVSDGVKVFCKMHLAQHAPDAARQESEAYKLQQPQPEAVTQSTHAQKRPATAAAAEPHPASPKKRMRGAVPVPAPATSSFTAAAPVFLPDEYVREADDDMARFCCTIDELLGSQAEENLPVGATNSIEQNFYLEPEGLFADAAEEIVPLEADELEFLRTFLDEEAEESTNDKSSIAQDVGTYKPPPPIIFHDPFEAAWKAEEALEKEKRCNAAANLHAGGHSNFFSPASVY; encoded by the coding sequence ATGGAGGGGCTCGACGTCGACGACGTCTTCCACCACTACCGGCTGAGCCCTACGGAAGTGGACGCCGTCACCTACTACCTACCACGCCTCCTCTCCGGCGAGACGCTGCACGGCGTCGACAAGCTCATCCACCGCGCCAACATCTCCGGCTGCGAGCCCAAGGATCTGGCCGCCCGGTACGCGCCCGTGCCGCAGGCCGTGAGCAGCGGCGACCGGTTCTTCTTCACCACGTGCAAGAGCAAGAACGGGAGCAAGCACCAGAGCGTGCGCGGCGCCGGCACCGGCACCTGGACCATCCAGAAGACCACGGAGATTTGCCACGCGGGAGTCAAGGTCGGCGAGGTCAAGAACCTGtccttcaagaagaagggcaagtccacGGGCTGGGTCATGGAGGAGTACCGGTGCCTGCTGCCGGAGGCCACCGTCAGCGACGGGGTGAAGGTCTTCTGCAAGATGCACTTGGCTCAGCATGCCCCTGACGCGGCCCGACAGGAATCGGAGGCGTACAAGCTTCAACAACCGCAACCGGAGGCCGTGACCCAGAGCACGCACGCGCAGAAGAGGCCAGcgaccgctgccgccgccgagCCTCATCCGGCGAGCCCCAAGAAGAGGATGCGCGGTGCCGTCCCGGTCCCGGCACCTGCCACATCGTCGTTCACCGCTGCAGCACCGGTTTTCTTGCCGGATGAATACGTACGTGAAGCTGACGACGACATGGCCCGGTTCTGTTGCACAATCGATGAGCTTCTCGGGTCACAAGCGGAGGAAAATCTCCCGGTCGGAGCTACTAACAGCATCGAACAGAATTTCTACTTGGAACCAGAGGGGCTTTTCGCTGATGCTGCAGAAGAAATCGTCCCGCTCGAAGCTGACGAGCTGGAGTTCCTTAGGACCTTCCTCGATGAAGAAGCAGAAGAGTCGACGAACGACAAGTCATCCATTGCCCAAGACGTGGGGACttacaagccgccgccgccgatcatCTTCCATGATCCATTTGAAGCAGCGTGGAAGGCCGAAGAGGCGCTGGAGAAGGAGAAGAGGTGCAATGCCGCGGCCAATCTTCACGCTGGAGGGCACAGCAACTTCTTCTCGCCTGCAAGTGTCTACTAA